The Microtus ochrogaster isolate Prairie Vole_2 chromosome 4, MicOch1.0, whole genome shotgun sequence nucleotide sequence AATTTTCCGGTTTTTTTGTCTATTGTTGACGCCTACAGGGAGTTTGAAGGGAGGCCAGGAATTTGGGGACAGTTTTCAAAGTGCAGAGCACTGGGGGAGGGCTAGAAACAACCGCAGCTTAGGCTTGTGTTGCAGCCGCCGCAgggctcccagcatcctcctgggAGGTTGGACCCTCGGGGTCCAGCGGTCTCCTTAGTAAGGGGCGTACCGTGGTGCGGCCGCGGCGCCGCCGTGCACCACAGGCAGTGAGCACGGAGCCCAATGCCAGGCAGATGGCCAGACTGGCGAGGAAAGAGACCGGCCCGAGAGCATATACCACCGCCAGGTCTCGCGCTGCGAGTGTCTGAGCGCAGTGTCTGAAGGCCGTGTCCGGAAAGGCTGTCAGTAGGCTGAGCGTCTGGCGTCTTGGAGACACGCAGAACAGGGTCTCAGtttctgcaggacacaggagCGGCATCAGATGGCAGCAATTGCATCAAACATTATCTGTCCTGCGCCCCAGATGGCTCACCTGAAGAGGGACGCGGGTGCTTGCGCAGCCAGGTGCAAAGCGGACGCAGCGCGCAGCTGCATGCCCAGGGGTTGCCACGCAAGCGCAACACGTCGAGCGTGGGCAGGCTATTCAGCAAACCCGCCTCGAGCGCAGACAGTGAATTGTCCTGCAGGCTGAGCACTCGCAGTAATGGGAGCGCGCCCAGGATCGAAGGCTCCAGAAATGCCAACCGATTACCCGCTAGGGAAAGAAAACGCAACGCGCGGAGCGGCACGAAGGTGccaggagacagggtttccaacTGGTTGGCGCTCAGGTCTAGAAATTGCAACACGCCCAGACCCCAGAAAGCTCGAGCG carries:
- the Lrrc26 gene encoding leucine-rich repeat-containing protein 26 — protein: MRGSFFLRLLPQLSLLLLLSLRRVWTQEHVGTAPSRSPVVPECPEACSCSLGGKANCSALELPTVPAGLSWRVSSLLLDHNRVSALPPGAFAGADALLYLDLRENRLRSVHARAFWGLGVLQFLDLSANQLETLSPGTFVPLRALRFLSLAGNRLAFLEPSILGALPLLRVLSLQDNSLSALEAGLLNSLPTLDVLRLRGNPWACSCALRPLCTWLRKHPRPSSETETLFCVSPRRQTLSLLTAFPDTAFRHCAQTLAARDLAVVYALGPVSFLASLAICLALGSVLTACGARRRRGRTTVRPLLRRPLDPEGPTSQEDAGSPAAAATQA